A window of the Bradyrhizobium ottawaense genome harbors these coding sequences:
- a CDS encoding Na+/H+ antiporter, whose product MEAKFQIFLILLAVLAGTALLARRINAVPAILLLLAGIALAFVPGMPSIELPPELVLLVVLPPLIYSAGVAMSWREFKFNLRVIILLSVGCVIFTAFAVAAATHYLIGLPWGVGFLLGAIVAPPDVVAPLAIARKLGLPRRILVVLEGEGLANDATALTLYRFAVVAISTGLFSLPQATGTFAAIVVGEILFGAAVGWLSLRVRHRARDPQVEITLSLITPYVAYWIPEHFGGSGVIATVACGLYISWNGPLWISSATRLQGIFVWDLVIYLIEGLLFLLTGFQMRSLLEKSKAFPLHDILFAVGLVVVIVVVARFAWVYPATYLPRTFNKRLRERDPYPSWRTVFVIAFTGVRGAVSLAAALALPYTLSNGEAFPYRDLILFVTFGVILITLVGTGLGLPPLVRWLGVAQAGHDEHIAEHEAEIEARREALAAALKSLDAITDDRELSDEVVKLLRARHEIRANQLPDTLDPDKHDVSAAGTALTRELIAAERKFIHVLLRDGKITDETRRRIERDLDLEEASLSNREYRRIPL is encoded by the coding sequence ATGGAAGCCAAGTTTCAGATCTTCTTGATCCTGCTCGCCGTGCTGGCAGGGACCGCGCTGTTGGCGCGGCGCATCAACGCGGTGCCGGCCATCCTGCTGCTGCTGGCCGGCATCGCACTCGCCTTCGTGCCGGGGATGCCGTCGATTGAATTGCCGCCCGAACTGGTGCTGCTGGTGGTGCTGCCGCCGCTGATCTATTCGGCCGGCGTTGCCATGAGCTGGCGCGAGTTCAAGTTCAACCTGCGCGTCATCATCCTGTTGTCGGTCGGATGCGTGATTTTCACCGCCTTCGCGGTCGCCGCCGCCACGCACTATCTGATCGGGTTGCCCTGGGGCGTCGGCTTCCTGCTCGGCGCCATTGTCGCCCCGCCGGACGTGGTGGCGCCGCTGGCGATCGCACGCAAGCTCGGGCTGCCGCGCCGCATCCTCGTCGTGCTCGAGGGCGAGGGTCTTGCCAACGACGCCACCGCGCTGACCCTCTATCGCTTCGCGGTAGTTGCGATTTCGACCGGGCTGTTCTCGCTGCCGCAGGCGACCGGCACGTTTGCGGCCATCGTGGTCGGCGAGATCCTGTTCGGCGCGGCGGTCGGCTGGCTCTCGCTCCGCGTCCGGCATCGCGCCCGCGATCCGCAGGTCGAGATCACGCTGTCCCTGATCACGCCCTACGTCGCCTACTGGATCCCCGAGCATTTCGGCGGCTCCGGCGTGATCGCGACCGTCGCCTGCGGCCTCTATATCAGCTGGAACGGGCCGCTATGGATCTCGTCGGCGACGCGTCTGCAGGGCATCTTCGTCTGGGACCTCGTGATCTACCTGATCGAAGGCCTGCTGTTCCTGCTGACCGGCTTTCAGATGCGCTCGCTGCTGGAGAAGTCGAAGGCGTTTCCGCTCCACGACATTCTGTTTGCGGTCGGGCTGGTCGTGGTCATCGTCGTCGTCGCGCGCTTTGCCTGGGTCTATCCCGCAACCTATCTGCCGCGAACCTTCAACAAGCGGCTGCGCGAGCGCGACCCTTACCCATCCTGGCGCACGGTGTTCGTAATCGCCTTCACCGGCGTGCGCGGCGCGGTGTCGCTGGCCGCAGCGCTTGCGCTGCCCTACACCCTGTCGAACGGCGAGGCGTTTCCCTATCGCGACCTGATCCTGTTCGTCACCTTCGGTGTCATCCTGATCACCCTGGTCGGGACCGGATTGGGATTGCCACCGCTGGTGCGATGGCTCGGCGTCGCGCAAGCCGGCCATGACGAACACATCGCCGAGCATGAAGCCGAGATCGAGGCGCGGCGCGAGGCGCTCGCTGCCGCCCTCAAATCGCTCGATGCCATCACCGACGACCGCGAACTATCCGACGAAGTCGTGAAGCTGCTGCGCGCGCGGCACGAGATTCGCGCCAACCAGTTGCCGGATACGCTCGATCCCGACAAGCACGACGTCTCGGCAGCCGGCACCGCGCTGACACGCGAACTGATCGCGGCGGAGCGAAAATTCATCCACGTTTTGCTGCGCGACGGCAAGATCACCGACGAAACGCGCCGCCGGATCGAGCGCGACCTCGATCTGGAGGAGGCGAGCCTGAGCAACCGGGAGTACCGGCGGATACCGTTGTGA
- a CDS encoding nuclear transport factor 2 family protein, translating to MSHDRSTVEAVVKNYFDGLYEGDADKLSAIFDPTADLRWVEKGALQVLTVPDWLDRVRKRPSAKAEGKPREDFIVTIDRSDDQTAFVKVRCQLPPRYFTDYLVAMKLADGWKIVSKSYRYDLRE from the coding sequence GTGAGCCATGACCGATCGACCGTCGAAGCCGTGGTCAAGAACTACTTCGATGGCCTCTATGAGGGCGACGCCGACAAGCTCAGCGCGATCTTCGACCCGACCGCGGATTTGCGCTGGGTCGAAAAGGGCGCGTTGCAGGTCCTGACCGTGCCGGACTGGCTCGACCGCGTCCGCAAGCGGCCGTCGGCGAAAGCGGAAGGCAAGCCGCGCGAGGATTTTATCGTCACGATCGACCGCTCGGACGACCAGACCGCCTTCGTCAAGGTGCGCTGCCAGTTGCCGCCGCGCTATTTCACCGACTATCTGGTGGCGATGAAGCTGGCCGACGGCTGGAAGATCGTATCGAAATCCTATCGCTACGATCTCAGGGAATGA
- a CDS encoding GFA family protein, translating to MSGSAIQNARILVGECFCRTVGYAVADAFEYALNCHCSNCRRTTGSAFKPFAGIARDKLRVTKGDDGLMIHGDATGHNAHCRRCGSLLYSVVRDGAYVHVAMGTLVDDPSIRPTAHIFVGSKAPWVSITDDLPQYEGHVVPR from the coding sequence GTGTCGGGTTCAGCAATTCAAAATGCTCGCATCCTGGTCGGAGAATGCTTCTGCCGTACGGTGGGCTACGCCGTCGCTGACGCCTTCGAATACGCCCTCAACTGCCACTGTTCGAATTGCCGGCGGACCACCGGTTCGGCGTTCAAGCCGTTCGCGGGCATTGCGCGCGACAAGCTTCGTGTCACCAAGGGCGATGACGGCCTCATGATCCATGGCGACGCGACCGGCCACAACGCGCACTGCCGTCGCTGCGGCTCGCTGCTCTATTCGGTGGTCCGCGACGGCGCCTACGTCCATGTCGCGATGGGCACGCTGGTCGACGATCCCTCGATCCGCCCGACCGCCCACATCTTCGTGGGATCCAAGGCGCCCTGGGTTTCGATCACGGACGATTTGCCGCAGTATGAAGGGCATGTCGTGCCGCGCTGA
- a CDS encoding caspase family protein — MMKSGSLKLYRWILTAAALLLVSEPALAEKRVALVLGNSAYQNVAPLANPANDGAKMAATLKDAGFDVVDSRRDLPAAETRRALRDFADRARDADIAVVYYAGHGIEVDGSNYLIPVDAKLERDTDIYDEAFSLDRILIAIEPAKKLRLVILDACRDNPFSKKMKRTVATRAVGQGLAKVEPTSPNVLIAYSAKAGSTAADGDGTNSPFTLALSHHLTTPGLDVRRAFGFVRDEVLKTTNNRQEPFVYGSLGGEDVPLVPAPARAAPAAAAAPAVPALSAQAEARRDYELALQVGNKSALNAFLAQYPDGFYASLAKLQLEKIAAEEARVAATEKARLTEQERARLAAEGAQKTQQAKAEADAKAAEQARIAAEKAKQVAQDQAAAAEQKRAAAEKAAADKDKSVNLAALSAGPPQADVTKSVQTELRRVGCLTGAADGEWNSASQRSLSQFNRYAGTKLDVKVASVDTLDAVKLKTSRVCPLICEHGFRADGDRCSKISCAEGSFLNGDNECEKRPEKKPVARRDTDDRRERERSVREPQEPRRVIVRRAPEPASPRTSSSAPGIGASGQPLTGREREVGCNGYGAIMSGKCP; from the coding sequence ATGATGAAATCCGGATCTCTAAAATTGTATCGATGGATTCTGACCGCCGCAGCCCTCCTGCTGGTGAGCGAACCGGCTCTTGCCGAGAAGCGCGTGGCGCTGGTGCTTGGCAATTCCGCCTACCAGAATGTCGCGCCGCTCGCCAATCCGGCCAACGACGGCGCCAAAATGGCCGCCACCTTGAAGGATGCCGGCTTCGATGTCGTCGACTCCCGCCGCGACCTTCCGGCGGCCGAGACCCGGCGCGCGCTGCGCGATTTTGCCGACCGCGCGCGCGATGCCGATATTGCGGTGGTCTATTACGCCGGCCACGGCATCGAGGTCGACGGCTCCAATTATCTCATTCCGGTGGATGCCAAGCTGGAACGCGATACCGATATCTATGACGAGGCATTTTCGCTGGACCGCATCCTGATCGCGATCGAGCCCGCCAAGAAGTTGCGGCTCGTCATTCTCGACGCCTGCCGCGACAATCCGTTTTCCAAGAAGATGAAGCGCACCGTTGCCACGCGCGCGGTTGGCCAAGGCCTCGCCAAGGTCGAGCCGACCAGTCCGAACGTGCTGATCGCCTATTCGGCCAAGGCCGGCTCCACCGCCGCCGACGGCGATGGTACCAATAGCCCGTTTACGTTAGCGCTTTCCCATCACCTGACGACGCCCGGCCTCGACGTGCGCCGTGCGTTCGGCTTTGTCCGCGACGAGGTGCTCAAGACCACCAACAACCGGCAGGAGCCGTTCGTTTATGGTTCGCTCGGCGGTGAAGACGTGCCGCTTGTGCCGGCGCCCGCCCGCGCGGCCCCCGCCGCGGCAGCCGCGCCAGCTGTGCCCGCGCTCAGCGCGCAGGCCGAGGCTCGCCGCGATTACGAACTGGCGCTGCAAGTCGGCAACAAGAGCGCGCTCAACGCCTTCCTGGCGCAATACCCTGATGGATTCTACGCCAGCCTCGCCAAACTTCAGCTCGAGAAGATCGCGGCCGAAGAGGCCCGGGTCGCCGCGACCGAGAAGGCGCGGCTGACCGAACAGGAGCGGGCGCGGCTCGCTGCCGAAGGCGCCCAGAAGACGCAGCAGGCGAAAGCCGAGGCTGACGCCAAGGCCGCCGAGCAGGCGCGCATCGCGGCTGAGAAAGCCAAGCAGGTGGCGCAGGATCAGGCCGCCGCCGCCGAGCAGAAGCGCGCCGCGGCTGAAAAGGCCGCTGCCGACAAGGACAAAAGTGTGAACCTCGCGGCCCTCAGTGCCGGGCCGCCGCAGGCCGATGTCACCAAATCGGTACAGACCGAGCTGCGCCGCGTCGGTTGTCTGACAGGGGCTGCCGATGGCGAATGGAATTCGGCCTCGCAGCGTTCGCTGAGTCAGTTCAACCGCTACGCCGGGACCAAGCTCGACGTCAAAGTGGCGAGCGTCGATACGCTCGACGCCGTCAAGCTGAAGACGTCGCGGGTCTGCCCGCTGATCTGCGAACATGGCTTCAGGGCCGATGGCGACCGCTGCAGCAAGATCAGCTGTGCCGAAGGCTCGTTCCTCAACGGCGACAATGAATGCGAGAAGCGCCCGGAGAAGAAGCCGGTCGCCAGGCGCGATACGGACGATCGCCGGGAGCGCGAGCGGTCAGTTCGGGAGCCGCAGGAACCGAGGCGCGTTATTGTCAGGCGCGCTCCAGAGCCCGCTTCCCCGCGCACTTCATCATCCGCTCCTGGGATCGGGGCTTCCGGCCAGCCACTGACCGGGCGGGAACGTGAAGTTGGTTGCAACGGTTACGGCGCCATCATGTCCGGAAAGTGCCCGTAA
- a CDS encoding DUF1345 domain-containing protein: MPVPLRVVYARPRTFISMAIGIVAFFLLPGSLRLVTRLLVGWDVFVSFYLALVYIMVLRSGIAHIRRNAVLQDDGRFLILLVTALGAFASIAAIVFELGASNRSGPGLALATITIALSWTAVHTAFSLHYAHDYYRGSKPGGLQFPSGDADDEADYWDFVYFSFVIGMTAQVSDVGITDRIIRRTATVHGIISFVFNTALVALMVNIAASAI, from the coding sequence ATGCCGGTCCCGCTCCGCGTGGTCTATGCGCGGCCGCGCACGTTCATCTCGATGGCGATCGGCATCGTCGCGTTCTTCCTGCTGCCGGGTTCGCTGCGGCTGGTGACCCGGCTGCTGGTCGGCTGGGACGTCTTCGTCTCGTTCTATCTGGCGCTGGTCTACATCATGGTGCTGCGCAGCGGCATCGCGCACATCCGCCGCAACGCGGTGCTGCAGGATGACGGCCGCTTCCTGATCCTGCTGGTGACCGCGCTCGGCGCCTTCGCCAGTATCGCCGCTATCGTGTTCGAACTGGGCGCCTCGAACCGCAGCGGGCCTGGACTGGCGCTGGCGACGATTACGATCGCACTGTCATGGACGGCGGTTCACACCGCGTTCTCGCTGCATTACGCACATGACTATTATCGCGGGTCCAAGCCCGGCGGCCTGCAGTTTCCGAGCGGCGACGCGGATGACGAGGCTGACTATTGGGACTTCGTCTACTTCTCGTTCGTGATCGGCATGACCGCGCAGGTGTCCGACGTCGGGATCACCGACCGGATCATCCGCCGCACCGCGACGGTGCACGGCATCATCTCGTTCGTGTTCAACACCGCGCTGGTCGCGTTGATGGTCAATATCGCCGCCAGTGCGATTTAG